The Roseovarius indicus genome has a segment encoding these proteins:
- the carB gene encoding carbamoyl-phosphate synthase large subunit, with protein MPKRTDISSIMIIGAGPIIIGQACEFDYSGAQACKALREEGYRVILVNSNPATIMTDPGLADATYIEPITPEVVARIIEKERPDALLPTMGGQTGLNTALAVADMGVLDKFGVELIGANREAIEMAEDRKLFREAMDRLGIENPAATIANNFDEAMAALDTVGLPAIIRPAYTLGGTGGGVAYNRDDYEYYCKSGLDASPVSQILIDESLLGWKEYEMEVVRDKADNAIIVCSIENVDPMGVHTGDSITVAPALTLTDKEYQIMRNGSIAVLREIGVETGGSNVQWAINPDDGRMVVIEMNPRVSRSSALASKATGFPIAKIAAKLAVGYTLDELDNDITKVTPASFEPTIDYVVTKIPKFAFEKFPGSQPLLTTAMKSVGEAMAIGRTIHESLQKALASMESGLSGFDEVEIEGAPEEAAVIKALSLQTPDRLRTIAQAMRHGLSDDAIFQATKYDPWFLARIREIVEAEERVRKEGLPVDEDGLRALKMLGFTDARLAALTGRTEGQVRRARHELNVTAVFKRIDTCAAEFEAQTPYMYSTYEAPMMGEVECEARPSGRKKVVILGGGPNRIGQGIEFDYCCCHACFALTDAGYETIMINCNPETVSTDYDTSDRLYFEPLTFEHVMEILRVEQDNGTLHGVIVQFGGQTPLKLANDLEAEGIPILGTSPDAIDLAEDRERFQALVNKLGLKQPKNGIASSDTQALEIAESIGFPLVIRPSYVLGGRAMEIVRDMAHLERYIKEAVVVSGKSPVLLDGYLSGAIECDVDALCDGTRVHVAGIMQHIEEAGVHSGDSACSLPPYSLAQDTIDEIKRQTEALALELGVRGLMNVQFAVKDGEIYLIEVNPRASRTVPFVAKATDSAIASIAARLMAGETLDAFPFRGPYPRDTKPGSLPMADQMTLADPAMPWFSVKEAVMPFARFPGVDTILGPEMRSTGEVMGWDVSFPRAFLKAQMGAGTTLPEGGKVFFSIKDADKTPLLVETAQTLVDMGFEIVATRGTAAFLEGHEIACEVVNKVYEGRPDVVDMLKDGQIALVMNTTEGAQAVEDSREIRSVALYDKIPYYTTAAAAHAAALAMKARDEGDIVVMALQGPGQTAA; from the coding sequence ATGCCGAAGAGAACCGATATCTCGTCCATCATGATCATCGGTGCCGGCCCCATCATCATCGGGCAGGCCTGCGAGTTCGACTATTCCGGCGCACAGGCCTGCAAGGCCCTGCGCGAGGAAGGCTACCGGGTGATCCTGGTCAACTCGAACCCCGCCACGATCATGACCGACCCCGGCCTCGCCGACGCCACCTATATCGAACCGATCACGCCCGAGGTGGTGGCCCGCATCATCGAGAAGGAACGCCCCGACGCGCTGTTGCCGACGATGGGCGGGCAGACCGGGCTGAACACGGCCCTGGCCGTTGCCGATATGGGCGTTCTGGACAAGTTCGGGGTGGAACTCATCGGCGCCAACCGCGAGGCCATCGAGATGGCCGAGGACAGGAAACTCTTCCGCGAGGCGATGGATCGCCTCGGTATCGAGAACCCCGCCGCGACGATTGCCAACAATTTCGACGAGGCGATGGCGGCGCTCGATACGGTGGGCCTGCCTGCGATCATCCGCCCCGCCTATACGCTGGGCGGCACCGGCGGGGGCGTGGCCTATAACCGCGACGACTACGAGTATTACTGCAAGTCGGGGCTCGACGCCTCTCCCGTCAGCCAGATCCTGATCGACGAATCGCTTCTGGGCTGGAAGGAGTACGAGATGGAGGTTGTTCGCGACAAGGCGGACAACGCGATCATCGTCTGCTCGATCGAGAACGTCGACCCGATGGGCGTGCACACGGGCGATTCGATCACCGTGGCGCCGGCGCTGACCCTGACCGACAAGGAATACCAGATCATGCGCAACGGCAGTATTGCCGTGCTGCGCGAGATCGGGGTCGAGACCGGCGGGTCGAACGTGCAATGGGCGATCAACCCCGATGACGGCCGGATGGTCGTGATCGAGATGAACCCGCGGGTGTCGCGCTCCTCGGCGCTGGCGTCGAAGGCGACCGGCTTCCCCATCGCCAAGATCGCCGCCAAGCTGGCCGTGGGCTACACGCTGGACGAGCTCGACAACGACATCACCAAGGTCACGCCCGCCAGCTTCGAGCCCACCATCGACTATGTCGTCACCAAGATCCCGAAATTCGCCTTCGAGAAATTCCCCGGCTCGCAACCGCTGCTGACCACCGCGATGAAATCGGTGGGCGAGGCGATGGCGATTGGCCGGACGATCCACGAATCGCTGCAAAAGGCGCTGGCCTCGATGGAATCGGGCCTGTCGGGCTTTGACGAGGTCGAGATCGAGGGCGCGCCGGAAGAGGCCGCCGTGATCAAGGCGCTCAGCCTGCAGACGCCGGACCGGCTGCGCACCATCGCCCAGGCGATGCGGCACGGGCTCTCGGATGACGCGATCTTCCAGGCGACCAAGTACGACCCCTGGTTCCTGGCCCGCATCCGCGAGATCGTCGAGGCCGAGGAGCGCGTCCGCAAGGAGGGCCTGCCGGTCGACGAGGATGGCTTGCGCGCGCTCAAGATGCTGGGCTTCACCGATGCGCGGTTGGCCGCGCTGACCGGCCGGACCGAGGGCCAGGTGCGCCGCGCCCGCCACGAGCTGAACGTCACCGCCGTCTTCAAGCGGATCGACACCTGCGCCGCCGAGTTCGAGGCGCAGACGCCCTACATGTATTCCACCTACGAGGCCCCGATGATGGGCGAGGTGGAATGCGAGGCGCGCCCCTCGGGCCGCAAGAAGGTGGTCATCCTCGGCGGCGGCCCGAACCGGATCGGGCAAGGGATCGAGTTCGATTACTGCTGCTGTCACGCCTGTTTCGCGCTGACCGACGCGGGCTACGAAACCATCATGATCAACTGCAACCCCGAGACCGTGTCGACCGACTACGACACCTCGGACCGGCTGTATTTCGAGCCGCTGACCTTCGAGCACGTGATGGAGATCCTGCGGGTCGAGCAGGACAACGGCACGCTGCACGGGGTGATCGTGCAGTTCGGCGGTCAGACGCCGCTGAAGCTGGCCAATGACCTCGAGGCCGAGGGCATTCCAATCCTCGGCACCTCGCCCGACGCCATCGACCTTGCCGAAGACCGCGAGCGGTTCCAGGCGCTGGTCAACAAGCTGGGGCTGAAACAGCCGAAGAACGGCATTGCCTCGAGCGACACGCAGGCGCTGGAGATTGCCGAGAGCATCGGCTTCCCGCTGGTGATCCGCCCCTCCTACGTGCTGGGCGGCCGGGCGATGGAGATCGTCCGCGACATGGCCCATCTCGAACGCTACATCAAGGAAGCGGTCGTGGTGTCGGGCAAGAGCCCGGTGCTGCTCGATGGCTACCTGTCGGGCGCCATCGAATGCGACGTCGACGCGCTCTGCGACGGCACGCGTGTGCACGTGGCCGGCATCATGCAGCATATCGAGGAGGCCGGCGTGCACTCGGGCGACAGTGCCTGCTCGCTGCCCCCCTATTCGCTGGCGCAGGACACCATCGACGAGATCAAGCGCCAGACCGAGGCGCTGGCGCTGGAGCTGGGCGTGCGCGGGCTGATGAACGTGCAGTTCGCGGTCAAGGATGGCGAGATCTACCTCATCGAGGTGAACCCCCGCGCCAGCCGCACCGTACCGTTCGTCGCCAAGGCCACCGACAGCGCCATTGCCTCCATCGCCGCGCGGCTGATGGCGGGCGAGACGCTCGACGCCTTCCCGTTCCGCGGCCCCTACCCGCGCGACACCAAGCCCGGCAGCCTGCCGATGGCCGACCAGATGACGCTGGCCGACCCGGCGATGCCGTGGTTCTCGGTCAAGGAGGCGGTGATGCCCTTTGCCCGGTTCCCCGGTGTCGACACCATCCTGGGCCCCGAGATGCGCTCGACCGGCGAGGTGATGGGCTGGGACGTGTCCTTCCCCCGCGCCTTCCTGAAGGCGCAGATGGGCGCCGGCACCACCCTGCCCGAGGGCGGCAAGGTGTTCTTCTCGATCAAGGATGCCGACAAGACGCCGCTGCTGGTGGAGACCGCGCAGACGCTCGTCGACATGGGCTTCGAGATCGTCGCCACCCGTGGCACCGCGGCCTTCCTCGAAGGGCACGAGATCGCCTGCGAGGTGGTCAACAAGGTCTATGAAGGGCGGCCCGACGTGGTCGACATGCTGAAGGACGGGCAGATCGCGCTGGTGATGAACACCACCGAAGGCGCGCAGGCCGTCGAGGACAGCCGCGAGATCCGGTCGGTTGCGCTCTACGACAAGATCCCGTATTACACGACCGCAGCCGCCGCCCATGCCGCCGCATTGGCCATGAAAGCGCGCGACGAGGGGGACATTGTGGTCATGGCGCTACAGGGTCCGGGGCAAACCGCCGCCTGA
- a CDS encoding ABC transporter ATP-binding protein, protein MVTKFKESDVLLKVRDLKIQGYTDETWVDIIKGVDLTLHRGEVMGLIGESGAGKSTIGAAAMGYARDGTRISDGSIEFDGMELTTASESEKRALRGSRIAYVAQSAAASFNPAHKLIDQHTEAPVQYRIKKRMEAQEDAVELYRRLRLPNPEEIGFRYPHQVSGGQLQRAMTAMAMSCRPDLIIFDEPTTALDVTTQIEVLAAIRDIVDQFNTAAIYITHDLAVVAQMADTIKVLLKGEEVEEAPTKEMLESPKEDYTKSLWAVRSFKRPQKHRPKDGTPLISVQNVDASYTGGAKVLDDVSFDIYEGMTVAVVGESGSGKSTTARVITGLLPPSKGQVMFKGEPFPPNYKDRTRDQLRQCQMIYQMADTALNPKVRIAEIIGRPAQFYSGLSGAALKNRIDELLDLIELEPSKFYNRYPPELSGGQKQRIGIARALAAEPTFIVCDEVTSALDQLVAEGILKLLDRLQNELNLAYMFITHDLATVRSIADEVVVMQHGKVVEQGPKDEMFTPPHHPYTDLLLSSVPEMDPDWLTTLLEERGVDNVGDAASAKIDPGDEKVEGTDTDSKTEKSS, encoded by the coding sequence ATGGTAACCAAGTTCAAGGAAAGCGATGTCCTTCTCAAGGTTCGGGACCTGAAGATCCAGGGCTACACCGACGAAACATGGGTCGACATCATCAAGGGGGTCGACCTGACCCTCCACCGCGGCGAGGTGATGGGCCTGATCGGGGAATCCGGTGCCGGCAAATCCACCATCGGGGCGGCCGCCATGGGCTATGCCCGTGACGGCACGCGCATCTCGGACGGCTCGATCGAGTTCGACGGGATGGAGCTGACCACCGCCAGCGAAAGCGAGAAGCGCGCCCTTCGGGGCTCGCGGATCGCCTACGTGGCGCAATCGGCGGCGGCCTCGTTCAACCCGGCGCACAAGCTGATCGATCAGCACACCGAGGCGCCGGTGCAATACCGCATCAAGAAACGGATGGAGGCGCAGGAAGACGCGGTGGAGCTCTACCGCCGTCTGCGCCTTCCCAACCCCGAGGAGATCGGCTTCCGCTATCCGCACCAGGTGTCGGGCGGTCAGCTTCAGCGGGCGATGACGGCGATGGCCATGTCCTGCCGGCCCGACCTGATCATCTTCGACGAGCCGACCACCGCGCTTGACGTGACCACCCAGATCGAGGTGCTCGCGGCCATCCGCGACATCGTCGACCAGTTCAACACCGCCGCGATCTACATCACCCACGACTTGGCGGTCGTGGCGCAGATGGCCGACACGATCAAGGTGCTGCTGAAGGGCGAGGAGGTCGAGGAAGCGCCCACCAAGGAGATGCTGGAAAGCCCGAAGGAAGACTATACCAAGTCGCTCTGGGCCGTTCGAAGCTTCAAACGGCCCCAGAAACACCGTCCAAAGGACGGTACGCCGCTGATTTCGGTGCAGAACGTGGATGCCTCCTATACCGGCGGGGCGAAGGTGCTCGACGACGTGTCCTTCGATATCTACGAGGGCATGACCGTGGCTGTCGTGGGCGAATCCGGTTCGGGCAAGTCCACCACGGCGCGGGTGATCACCGGGCTTTTGCCGCCGTCGAAGGGGCAGGTGATGTTCAAGGGCGAGCCGTTCCCGCCCAACTACAAGGACCGCACCCGCGACCAGCTTCGGCAGTGCCAGATGATCTACCAGATGGCCGATACGGCGCTGAACCCCAAGGTGCGCATCGCCGAGATCATTGGCCGCCCGGCGCAGTTCTACTCGGGCCTCTCGGGCGCGGCGCTCAAGAACCGGATCGACGAATTGCTCGACCTGATCGAGCTTGAACCGTCGAAATTCTACAACCGGTATCCGCCCGAGCTGTCGGGCGGGCAGAAACAGCGGATCGGCATCGCCCGGGCGCTGGCGGCCGAGCCCACCTTCATCGTCTGCGACGAGGTGACTTCGGCGCTCGATCAGCTGGTGGCGGAAGGCATCCTGAAGCTGCTCGACCGGCTGCAGAACGAGCTGAACCTGGCCTATATGTTCATCACCCACGACCTTGCCACCGTGCGGTCGATCGCCGACGAGGTGGTGGTGATGCAGCACGGCAAGGTGGTCGAGCAGGGGCCCAAGGACGAAATGTTCACGCCCCCGCACCACCCCTATACCGACCTGCTGCTCAGCTCGGTTCCCGAGATGGATCCCGACTGGCTCACCACGCTTCTCGAAGAGCGTGGCGTCGACAACGTGGGCGATGCGGCCTCGGCCAAGATCGACCCGGGCGACGAGAAGGTCGAGGGAACGGATACCGACAGCAAAACCGAGAAAAGCAGCTGA
- a CDS encoding ABC transporter permease, which translates to MSWFVIGYYTLLLGGSCLAAYFNKRSAFLLLFSLTLVSFVLGIVGGTGALKAIAVCAGVLTLAAMVSYAFREFLIALASEEMAKELRTAPLTAAFGMFIIFTYAVMGIFAPLIAPHGEAEVIASAFAPADSNMLLGADQLGRDMFSRIVYGTRNSVGLALSATLAAFFFGALAGLLAATKGGWFDQFMGRLADVIMSIPSLIFALLMLSIFGPQIIVIIVAVAIIYAPRVFRLTRAVAGNVVVMDYIEAAKLRGEGTWYLIRREILPNSTAPLVAEFGLEFCFVFLLVAGLSFLGLGIQPPTADWGSMVRENATLISFGDITPLIPAAAIALLTVSVNFVVDWMLFRSSGLKER; encoded by the coding sequence ATGAGCTGGTTTGTAATCGGATATTACACGCTGCTTCTGGGCGGTTCCTGCCTTGCAGCTTACTTCAACAAGAGATCGGCCTTCCTGCTGCTCTTCTCGCTGACCCTGGTGTCCTTCGTTCTGGGCATCGTCGGCGGGACGGGCGCGCTCAAGGCGATCGCAGTCTGCGCGGGTGTGCTGACGCTGGCGGCGATGGTCTCCTACGCGTTCCGCGAGTTCCTGATCGCGCTGGCGTCGGAAGAGATGGCGAAAGAGCTGCGCACCGCACCGCTGACGGCCGCCTTCGGGATGTTCATCATCTTCACCTACGCGGTGATGGGCATCTTCGCCCCCCTGATCGCGCCGCATGGCGAGGCAGAGGTGATCGCCTCGGCCTTCGCCCCGGCGGATTCGAACATGCTGCTCGGCGCCGACCAGCTGGGCCGCGACATGTTCAGCCGGATCGTCTATGGCACGCGCAACTCGGTGGGGCTGGCCCTGTCGGCGACGCTGGCGGCGTTCTTCTTCGGCGCGCTGGCCGGGCTTCTGGCGGCGACCAAGGGCGGCTGGTTCGACCAGTTCATGGGCCGGCTGGCCGACGTGATCATGTCGATCCCGTCGCTGATCTTCGCGCTGCTGATGCTGTCGATCTTCGGGCCGCAGATCATCGTGATCATCGTCGCCGTGGCCATCATCTACGCGCCGCGCGTCTTCCGCCTGACACGGGCGGTGGCGGGCAACGTCGTGGTGATGGACTATATCGAGGCGGCAAAGCTGCGGGGCGAGGGCACATGGTACCTCATCCGCAGGGAAATCCTGCCCAACTCGACCGCCCCGCTGGTGGCCGAATTCGGGCTGGAATTCTGCTTCGTCTTCCTGCTGGTGGCGGGCCTGTCGTTCCTCGGCCTCGGCATCCAGCCGCCCACGGCGGACTGGGGGTCGATGGTGCGTGAGAACGCCACCCTGATCTCGTTCGGAGATATAACCCCGCTCATACCGGCGGCCGCCATCGCGCTGCTGACGGTGTCGGTCAACTTCGTGGTCGACTGGATGCTGTTCCGGTCCTCCGGCCTGAAGGAGAGATAA
- a CDS encoding ABC transporter permease, translating into MGDILGLVGRRLGLGLIILLVISVIIFFMVELLPGDIAQAVLGQGATEENLRALRREMGLDQPAIVRYLDWLRGAVVFDFGNSIVTGESVANTISDRFMNTLFLAAYAAVIAVPVSIVLGVIVALLRNSIFDRVANVVSLSFISSPEFFLGYILILYFAVTWGMFPAISSLSEGMSFLQLLERTFLPALTLVLVVMAHMMRMTRAAIINLLASPYIEMAKLKGTPPWRVIVKHALPNAWAPIINVVALNLAYLITGVVLVEVVYVYPGIGQALVDAVSKRDFPVVQACCLIFAATFILLNLAADVGAILTNPRLRHPK; encoded by the coding sequence ATGGGAGACATACTAGGGCTCGTTGGAAGACGGCTCGGGCTGGGACTGATCATTCTACTGGTCATCTCGGTCATCATTTTCTTCATGGTCGAATTGCTGCCGGGCGACATTGCCCAGGCCGTTCTCGGCCAGGGGGCAACGGAAGAAAACCTTCGGGCATTGCGCCGAGAGATGGGCCTCGATCAACCGGCCATCGTGCGGTATCTCGACTGGCTTCGCGGGGCCGTCGTGTTCGATTTCGGCAACTCGATCGTCACCGGCGAATCCGTCGCCAACACGATCAGCGACCGGTTCATGAACACGCTGTTCCTTGCGGCCTATGCCGCCGTCATCGCCGTGCCGGTCTCGATCGTGCTCGGCGTGATCGTCGCGCTGCTGCGCAACTCGATCTTCGACCGCGTCGCCAACGTGGTGTCGCTGTCGTTCATCTCGTCGCCGGAATTCTTCCTGGGCTACATCCTGATCCTCTACTTCGCGGTCACCTGGGGCATGTTCCCGGCGATCTCGAGCCTGAGCGAGGGAATGAGCTTCCTGCAGCTTCTGGAACGCACCTTCCTGCCGGCGCTGACGCTGGTTTTGGTGGTCATGGCGCACATGATGCGGATGACGCGGGCGGCCATCATCAACCTGCTGGCCTCGCCCTATATCGAGATGGCCAAGCTCAAGGGCACGCCGCCGTGGCGCGTGATCGTCAAGCACGCCCTGCCGAACGCCTGGGCGCCGATCATCAACGTGGTCGCGCTGAACCTCGCCTACCTGATCACCGGCGTGGTCCTGGTCGAGGTGGTCTATGTCTACCCCGGCATCGGGCAGGCGCTTGTCGACGCGGTGTCGAAGCGTGACTTCCCGGTCGTTCAGGCCTGCTGCCTGATCTTCGCGGCAACCTTCATCCTGCTCAATCTCGCAGCCGATGTGGGCGCCATTCTCACCAACCCGCGTCTGCGGCATCCGAAGTAA
- a CDS encoding ABC transporter substrate-binding protein, which translates to MTKNSDQLMIDRLADAAREGKISRRSFMHYSMAAGMTASAATGLWTTAAKAEPQSGGHFRLGAHDGNTSDTHDPGTYLSFSMIQVAHTFRSYLTLIEPDGSNGPDVATEWSATEDAKEWTFKLNENATFHSGRKVTANDVIASMNHHRGEDSTSAATALLKDVEDITDNGDGSVTFVLSTGNADLPWLMTDYHLAICPANEDGSIDWKSGDGCGPYKLTNAEFGVSYEFERHDDWHLDGAYFDSVTVTVLNDPNARQTALVTGDVDAVTQIELKTLALLQRDPNLEIDQVSSAAAITMPMFCDVAPFDNVDVRNALKLSINRQEIIDKIAFGTATMGNDFHHSPAMPYWPEDIEQREYDPDQAKSLLKKAGMEDLSVEISVADSVFSGSVDMCVLYAEHAKAAGIDIKVKREPNDGYYSDVWLKKPWCCVQWGARPTPDVMYSLAYKDDAAWNESHWQNERFNELLRMAKSEIDDAKRAEMYHEMAVLAKDDGGTVIPFFPDFVYARRKNVKHGENLAPSWQMDGARACSRWWFEG; encoded by the coding sequence ATGACTAAGAACAGCGATCAGCTAATGATCGACCGGCTCGCCGACGCGGCACGCGAAGGCAAGATTTCCCGCCGCTCGTTCATGCATTATTCGATGGCCGCGGGCATGACCGCCTCGGCCGCCACGGGGCTGTGGACCACCGCCGCCAAGGCCGAGCCGCAAAGCGGCGGCCATTTCCGCCTCGGCGCCCATGACGGCAACACGTCCGACACGCACGACCCGGGCACTTACCTGTCGTTCTCGATGATCCAGGTCGCCCACACCTTCCGCAGCTACCTGACCCTGATCGAACCCGACGGGTCGAACGGGCCGGACGTCGCGACCGAGTGGTCGGCGACCGAGGACGCGAAGGAATGGACCTTCAAGCTCAACGAGAATGCCACCTTCCACTCGGGCCGCAAGGTGACGGCGAACGACGTGATCGCGTCGATGAACCACCACCGCGGCGAAGACAGCACCTCGGCGGCCACCGCGCTTCTGAAGGACGTGGAAGACATCACCGACAACGGCGACGGCTCGGTCACTTTCGTTCTGTCCACCGGCAACGCCGACCTGCCCTGGCTGATGACCGACTATCACCTGGCCATCTGCCCGGCGAACGAGGACGGCTCGATCGACTGGAAATCGGGCGACGGCTGCGGCCCTTACAAGCTGACCAATGCCGAGTTCGGCGTCAGCTACGAGTTCGAGCGCCATGACGACTGGCACCTCGACGGCGCCTATTTCGACAGCGTGACCGTCACCGTTCTGAACGACCCCAACGCGCGCCAGACCGCCCTTGTCACCGGCGACGTGGACGCGGTCACGCAGATCGAGCTGAAAACGCTCGCCCTGTTGCAGCGCGACCCGAACCTCGAGATCGACCAGGTCTCGTCGGCGGCGGCGATCACCATGCCGATGTTCTGCGACGTCGCGCCGTTCGACAATGTCGACGTCCGCAACGCGCTGAAACTGTCGATCAACCGTCAGGAGATCATCGACAAGATCGCCTTCGGCACGGCCACGATGGGCAACGATTTCCACCATTCGCCCGCGATGCCGTACTGGCCCGAAGACATCGAACAGCGCGAATATGACCCGGATCAGGCCAAGTCGTTGCTGAAAAAGGCCGGCATGGAAGACCTGTCGGTCGAGATCAGCGTCGCCGACTCGGTCTTCTCGGGCTCGGTCGACATGTGCGTGCTTTATGCCGAACACGCCAAGGCCGCCGGGATCGACATCAAGGTCAAGCGCGAGCCGAATGACGGGTACTATTCCGACGTCTGGCTCAAGAAACCGTGGTGCTGTGTGCAGTGGGGCGCCCGTCCGACACCGGACGTGATGTACTCGCTGGCCTACAAGGACGACGCGGCCTGGAACGAAAGCCACTGGCAGAACGAGCGCTTCAACGAGCTGCTGCGGATGGCCAAATCGGAGATCGACGACGCCAAGCGCGCCGAGATGTACCACGAGATGGCGGTTCTGGCGAAGGACGATGGCGGCACCGTCATCCCGTTCTTCCCGGATTTCGTCTATGCCCGCCGCAAGAACGTCAAGCATGGCGAGAACCTTGCCCCAAGCTGGCAGATGGACGGCGCCCGCGCCTGTAGCCGCTGGTGGTTCGAAGGCTAA
- a CDS encoding ABC transporter substrate-binding protein encodes MIDRLAEAAREGKISRRSFMHYSMAAGMSATAATGLWTTKANAQPKKGGTFKVGMHDGNSSDTHDPGQYVSRQQIYLAHQYRSYLTLIEPDGSLGPDLASDWSANEDASVWTFEINPDASFHSGKPVMASDVVASLNHHRGEDSTSAAKSLLSSVTDVQADGDHTVVVSLESGIADLPWLMTDYHLAVCPGNEDGSIDWQSGDGSGPYKIDQGEWGVSWKLSRHDGWHLEGAYFDNLEMLVLNDPNARQTALVTGDVDAVSLIDIKTSALLQRDPNIKVENVPSAAAITMPMFCDQAPFDDVNVRNALKLSIDRNEIIEKIAFGAATIGNDFHHSPAQPYWPENVEQREYDPDQAKSLLKKAGAEDLTVSISTADSLFSGAVDMCVLYAEQAKAAGINVKVVREPNDGYYSDVWLKKPFCAVSWGARPTPDVMYTLAYKADADWNESHWQNEEFNELLLQAKSELDDSLRAEMYHDMAILAKDDGGTIIPMFNNFVYARRANVMHGDNLAASWELDGARAPSRWWFES; translated from the coding sequence ATGATTGATCGGCTCGCCGAAGCCGCCCGCGAAGGGAAGATTTCGCGCCGGTCTTTCATGCATTATTCCATGGCTGCGGGTATGTCCGCAACCGCTGCAACCGGCCTCTGGACCACCAAGGCGAACGCCCAGCCCAAGAAGGGCGGCACGTTCAAGGTGGGGATGCACGACGGCAACTCGTCGGACACGCACGACCCCGGCCAGTACGTTTCGCGCCAGCAGATCTACCTGGCGCACCAGTACCGCAGCTACCTGACCCTGATCGAGCCCGATGGCTCGCTCGGTCCGGACCTTGCGAGCGACTGGTCGGCGAACGAGGATGCCTCGGTCTGGACTTTCGAGATCAACCCGGACGCGTCGTTCCACAGCGGCAAGCCGGTTATGGCCTCCGACGTGGTCGCCTCGCTGAACCACCACCGCGGTGAAGACAGTACCTCGGCGGCGAAATCGCTGCTGTCGTCGGTGACCGACGTGCAGGCCGATGGCGATCACACGGTCGTCGTCTCGCTGGAAAGCGGGATTGCCGACCTGCCGTGGCTGATGACCGACTATCACCTTGCGGTCTGCCCCGGCAACGAAGACGGCAGCATCGACTGGCAGTCGGGTGACGGCTCGGGCCCCTACAAGATCGACCAGGGGGAATGGGGCGTCAGCTGGAAGCTGAGCCGTCATGACGGCTGGCACCTGGAAGGCGCCTATTTCGACAATCTCGAGATGCTGGTGCTGAACGACCCGAACGCCCGCCAGACCGCTCTGGTCACCGGCGATGTCGACGCGGTGTCGCTGATCGACATCAAGACCTCGGCGCTGCTGCAGCGTGACCCGAACATCAAGGTGGAAAACGTGCCCTCGGCGGCGGCGATCACCATGCCGATGTTCTGCGACCAGGCGCCGTTCGACGACGTCAACGTGCGCAACGCGCTGAAACTGTCGATCGACCGCAACGAAATCATCGAGAAGATCGCGTTCGGCGCGGCCACCATCGGCAACGACTTCCACCATTCCCCGGCCCAGCCCTATTGGCCCGAGAATGTCGAACAGCGCGAGTATGACCCCGACCAGGCCAAGTCGCTTCTGAAGAAGGCGGGCGCCGAGGACCTGACGGTCAGCATCTCGACCGCCGACAGCCTGTTCTCGGGCGCGGTCGACATGTGCGTGCTCTATGCCGAGCAGGCCAAGGCCGCCGGCATCAACGTCAAGGTCGTGCGCGAGCCGAACGACGGCTACTATTCCGACGTCTGGCTGAAAAAGCCGTTCTGCGCGGTGTCCTGGGGCGCGCGCCCCACGCCCGACGTGATGTACACGCTGGCCTACAAGGCCGACGCGGACTGGAACGAGAGCCATTGGCAGAACGAGGAGTTCAACGAGCTTCTGCTGCAAGCCAAGTCCGAGCTCGACGACAGCCTGCGCGCCGAGATGTACCACGACATGGCGATCCTGGCGAAGGACGACGGCGGCACGATCATCCCGATGTTCAACAACTTCGTCTATGCGCGTCGTGCGAACGTGATGCACGGCGACAACCTAGCGGCCAGCTGGGAGCTTGACGGCGCCCGCGCCCCGAGCCGCTGGTGGTTCGAAAGCTGA